One part of the Aricia agestis chromosome Z, ilAriAges1.1, whole genome shotgun sequence genome encodes these proteins:
- the LOC121738428 gene encoding uncharacterized PE-PGRS family protein PE_PGRS54-like, translating into MTDDTGDSQHSFSCDNIKFNGLLCDLKTIIGQSGYSRPRRQISYPPRGRYRGQTQSQYLAIDRGNGKDEGKAEAHSAADSSRASVSGNSGMGQAQSQSIYDPSCDDCYGKSDAPGKFGPYGEGAGNLGSRGPGGTYGPGINYYGPGGNREPNGEYGGNGNGKPGGVQTFGPDNVLDPRTFGDNLKPDNVNGYFGPGGTGGSNKPGDPGAQYGPGGLGQNVPGGSGGHYGSGGSGEPVPDGSNGHYGSVGTGGQSGPGAPGAHYERGGPGGQYGPGGSGGPNGPGGSAGQYGPGRPGSLHVPGGSGGQYGPGGTGGQTVPGGSGGLYGPPGLGGPNMPGGSGLYGPGGAGSQNFRGGSGGQYGPGGTGGQNGPGVSGGQYGPGGKGGQNVPGGLVGQYGPGGTGGQNGPGGSDGQYGPGGTGQNGPGVSGGQYGPGGTGQNGPGVSGGQYGPGGKGGQNVPGGSVGQYGPGGTGGQNGPGGSDGQYGPGGTGQNGPGVSGGQYGPGGTGQNGPGVSGGQYGPGGKGGQNVPGGSVGQYGPGGTGGQNVPGGSVEQYGPGGTGGQNGPGGSDGQYGPGGTGQNGPGVSGGQYGPGGSGGQYGPGGIGSQNGHGGSGGQYGPGGSGGHDVPGGAGGQHGPGVPGGQYGPGGTGGQNGPGGSGGQYRPGGTGGLNIPGGSGGQLYGPGGIGGQNIPGGLGGQYGPGVTGGAITPGGPGLGGPGGQNGPGGQSGSNWPLASGPYPGPGGSSVYCCTIPINGANNLYPGPGNGYGPAGGSIAPGGSSGHNVPGALGGPYALGSLGQYGPGGAGGQNIPGGLGQAVSGGTGGQYGPGGLGRPGGSGGQYGPSGAGEPNIPGGTGGQYRPSVSGGQNVPGGPNGQYGPGGTGGQIVPGGLGQYGPGGSDGQYVPGGTGGQNGPAGSGLQYGPGGTGGQNGPGGSSGQYGPSGTGGQNGPGGSGGQYGPGGTRGQDGPAGSGGQYGPGGTGGQNIPGGSGGQYGPGGTGGQYGPSGAGGQNGPGGLSGQYGPGGLGGPNMPGGSGLYGPGGVGGQNVPGGSGGQYRPGGTGGQNVPGGSGGQYGPGGTGLNGHGGSSGQYGPGGTGGPITPSSPGGQYGPGGTGQNVPGGTGGQYGPGVSGGPGSSGGQYGPGGVGGHNIPGGQYGPGGAVGQNKPGGLGQNVPGGSDGLYRPGGSGGPAGSGGQYGPGGSGGAGEPDNYRRPDSTNQYGPGTGPYGPGMVSPGAAPNQGNYGVNGNAQGPGAGGPYPGAQGGGAGQQPYGPGFYPGGENLGPGGTGTNGYYNQGGTGQNPDTDIPQNFANPNTIASDDDDSEAEASVNQAVNGTTASASSKGGNSRERAQANVHGTYTGSGSFQAQAQITGDTKGAESEVSGGKKGASSSASGNGRNNKSQASVQLGSETGAVQTQSQSNGVMHSSNSQVQGSVKGGMADAQARGPGSTSSQAQIGFTPYKDRDKAAHDKQGTPFIGGGLASAQSSGRTGQSQSQLHGTFRYGITYNGAAQAGASLDKAAVFPNRLSFDKIDVFNDDDKLINTTDITEEPEPTEDRSLYEPPKESADTSVPFETKVTDQFTTVKNIIDESGTDPETDYSSHSHSDHHKSDEIDNTPGPPVLSNKSFQNNNYGSNHDYDFTTDKDETENQPEDYDTDAGFGPDSNDGLVEQGEYSNYDDYTKDPQTHQPLQSTNHKGLEIKQSTGGNTQHILLGSLKNQDAEITQRNSERPDEGRVYQPGERVPGIGGYIIPQGFTGSVKSVASKDKTYVVGSRHSPSQAQTVTLTPGTGRLSYNHPHTYSANRYVKPKDLRNLNSGSDNDNRYVSVSKSVTRDLDSENNIKKQYSHTYYTKSSSCGYFTFTCTMVSSAEGRKKVCKPKIPRNPDGTPIRC; encoded by the exons ATGACA GATGATACTGGAGACTCTCAACATTCATTTTCCTGcgataatataaagtttaatggATTACTTTGCGATCTGAAGACCATTATCGGTCAATCTGGATACAGTAGACCTCGAAGGCAGATTAGTTATCCACCCAGAGGTAGATACAGGGGTCAAACGCAGTCTCAATATTTGGCAATTGACAGAGGCAATGGAAAGGATGAGGGGAAGGCAGAAGCACATTCGGCCGCAGACTCATCAAGAGCGAGTGTCA GTGGCAACAGCGGCATGGGGCAAGCACAGAGTCAGTCCATATACGATCCCAGTTGCGATGACTGTTATGGAAAATCTGACGCACCTGGAAAATTTGGACCTTATGGTGAAGGCGCAGGCAATTTAGGCTCAAGAGGACCTGGCGGTACATACGGTCCTGGGATTAATTATTATGGACCAGGTGGCAATCGCGAACCAAATGGAGAATATGGCGGTAATGGAAACGGTAAACCCGGTGGAGTTCAAACTTTCGGACCGGACAATGTCTTAGACCCAAGAACGTTCGGGGATAATCTTAAGCCTGATAATGTCAATGGCTACTTTGGACCAGGCGGAACAGGTGGATCTAATAAGCCCGGTGATCCAGGCGCACAATATGGGCCTGGTGGCTTAGGACAAAATGTTCCCGGCGGCTCAGGCGGACATTATGGATCTGGAGGTTCGGGCGAACCTGTTCCCGATGGTTCAAACGGACATTATGGGTCTGTTGGCACAGGAGGGCAAAGCGGCCCTGGTGCTCCAGGTGCACATTATGAACGCGGTGGTCCAGGAGGACAGTATGGACCCGGTGGTTCAGGAGGTCCGAACGGACCTGGTGGCTCAGCCGGACAATATGGACCCGGGCGACCAGGAAGTCTTCATGTTCCCGGTGGCTCAGGCGGGCAATATGGACCCGGTGGAACAGGAGGTCAGACTGTTCCCGGTGGCTCAGGCGGGCTATATGGACCACCGGGACTAGGAGGTCCGAATATGCCTGGTGGCTCAGGTCTGTATGGACCCGGTGGAGCAGGAAGCCAGAATTTTCGCGGTGGTTCAGGTGGGCAATATGGACCCGGTGGAACAGGAGGTCAAAATGGTCCCGGTGTCTCAGGCGGACAATATGGACCCGGTGGAAAAGGAGGTCAGAATGTTCCCGGTGGTTTAGTCGGGCAATATGGACCCGGTGGAACAGGAGGTCAGAATGGTCCTGGTGGCTCAGACGGGCAATATGGACCCGGTGGAACAGGTCAGAATGGTCCCGGTGTCTCAGGCGGGCAATATGGACCCGGTGGAACAGGTCAGAATGGACCCGGTGTCTCAGGCGGACAATATGGACCCGGTGGAAAAGGAGGTCAGAATGTTCCCGGTGGTTCAGTCGGGCAATATGGACCCGGTGGAACAGGAGGTCAGAATGGTCCTGGTGGCTCAGACGGGCAATACGGACCCGGTGGAACAGGTCAGAATGGTCCCGGTGTCTCAGGCGGGCAATATGGACCCGGTGGAACAGGTCAGAATGGACCCGGTGTCTCAGGCGGACAATATGGACCCGGTGGAAAAGGAGGTCAGAATGTTCCCGGTGGTTCAGTCGGGCAATATGGACCCGGTGGAACAGGAGGTCAGAATGTTCCCGGTGGTTCAGTCGAGCAATATGGACCCGGTGGAACAGGAGGTCAGAATGGTCCTGGTGGCTCAGACGGGCAATACGGACCCGGTGGAACAGGTCAGAATGGTCCCGGTGTCTCAGGCGGGCAATATGGACCCGGTGGATCGGGGGGGCAATATGGACCTGGTGGAATAGGAAGTCAGAATGGTCACGGTGGCTCAGGTGGGCAATACGGACCCGGTGGATCAGGGGGGCATGATGTTCCTGGTGGTGCAGGTGGACAGCATGGACCCGGTGTTCCAGGCGGACAATATGGACCTGGTGGAACAGGAGGTCAGAATGGTCCTGGTGGCTCAGGCGGACAATATCGACCCGGTGGAACAGGAGGTCTTAATATTCCTGGTGGCTCAGGCGGACAACTATATGGGCCCGGTGGAATAGGAGGTCAGAATATTCCTGGTGGCTTAGGCGGACAATACGGACCTGGTGTTACAGGGGGGGCAATAACTCCAGGTGGCCCGGGCTTAGGAGGACCTGGTGGACAAAATGGGCCTGGAGGTCAATCTGGATCTAATTGGCCTCTGGCATCTGGCCCTTACCCCGGTCCTGGAGGCAGCAGTGTATATTGCTGCACAATACCTATTAACGGCGCGAATAACTTATATCCAGGACCTGGTAACGGATACGGTCCTGCTGGAGGGTCTATCGCTCCTGGCGGATCTAGTGGACACAATGTTCCAGGTGCTTTAGGAGGACCATATGCACTAGGTAGCTTAGGTCAATATGGACCTGGTGGGGCAGGAGGACAAAACATTCCTGGTGGTTTAGGACAAGCTGTTTCTGGTGGTACGGGCGGACAATACGGCCCTGGAGGACTAGGCAGGCCCGGTGGTTCTGGTGGCCAATATGGACCTAGTGGAGCAGGGGAACCAAATATTCCTGGTGGCACAGGTGGTCAATACAGACCCAGTGTATCAGGGGGTCAAAATGTTCCTGGTGGTCCAAACGGACAATATGGCCCAGGCGGAACAGGAGGTCAGATTGTTCCCGGTGGCTTAGGACAATATGGACCTGGTGGCTCTGACGGACAATATGTACCCGGTGGAACAGGAGGTCAGAATGGTCCCGCTGGCTCAGGCTTGCAATATGGACCCGGTGGAACAGGAGGTCAGAATGGTCCCGGTGGCTCAAGCGGGCAATACGGACCCAGTGGAACAGGAGGTCAGAACGGTCCCGGTGGCTCAGGCGGGCAATATGGACCCGGTGGAACAAGAGGTCAGGATGGTCCCGCTGGCTCAGGCGGGCAATATGGACCCGGTGGAACAGGAGGTCAAAATATTCCGGGTGGCTCTGGTGGACAATATGGACCCGGTGGAACAGGCGGACAATATGGACCCAGTGGAGCAGGAGGTCAGAATGGTCCCGGTGGCTTAAGTGGGCAATATGGACCCGGTGGACTAGGAGGTCCGAATATGCCTGGTGGCTCAGGTCTGTATGGACCCGGTGGAGTAGGAGGCCAGAATGTTCCCGGTGGTTCAGGTGGGCAATATAGACCCGGTGGAACAGGAGGTCAAAATGTTCCCGGTGGCTCAGGCGGACAATATGGACCCGGTGGAACAGGTCTGAATGGTCACGGTGGCTCAAGCGGACAATACGGACCTGGTGGAACAGGAGGCCCTATAACTCCCAGTAGTCCTGGTGGACAATACGGACCCGGAGGAACAGGACAAAATGTTCCAGGTGGCACAGGTGGTCAATATGGCCCCGGTGTGTCAGGAGGGCCCGGAAGTTCCGGTGGACAATATGGACCTGGGGGTGTGGGTGGACATAATATTCCTG GTGGACAATATGGACCTGGTGGGGCTGTTGGACAAAACAAACCGGGTGGGTTAGGACAAAATGTGCCTGGTGGGTCAGATGGACTTTACAGACCAGGAGGGTCAGGAGGTCCCGCCGGTTCTGGAGGTCAATATGGCCCTGGTGGATCAGGAGGTGCAGGGGAACCTGATAATTACAGACGACCGGACTCGACCAACCAGTATGGTCCTGGTACAGGACCTTATGGTCCAGGCATGGTCAGTCCAGGAGCAGCGCCTAATCAAG GAAACTATGGAGTAAACGGAAATGCTCAAGGTCCTGGAGCAGGCGGACCCTATCCCGGTGCTCAAGGGGGAGGGGCAGGTCAACAGCCTTATGGACCAGGCTTCTACCCCGGCGGTGAAAATTTGGGCCCGGGAGGCACAGGCACCAATGGTTATTACAATCAAGGA GGCACCGGTCAGAATCCTGATACAG acATTCCACAAAACTTCGCTAATCCAAATACGATTGCGTCTGATGATGACGATTCGGAGGCTGAAGCGAGTGTGAATCAAGCAGTAAATGGAACAACCGCTAGCGCCTCCTCAAAAGGTGGAAATAGTAGAGAACGAGCTCAAGCAAATGTTCACGGAACCTACACAGGTAGCGGATCCTTCCAAGCGCAGGCTCAGATCACAGGTGACACTAAAGGAGCTGAAAGCGAAGTTAGCGGGGGTAAAAAAGGTGCATCGAGTTCAGCATCAGGAAACGGAAGAAACAATAAGTCACAAGCCAGTGTGCAACTCGGATCAGAAACTGGAGCTGTACAAACACAGTCTCAAAGTAATGGCGTAATGCATTCCTCAAACTCACAAGTGCAGGGTAGTGTTAAGGGAGGTATGGCCGATGCTCAAGCTCGCGGTCCCGGTAGCACGTCTTCTCAAGCCCAAATTGGTTTTACTCCGTACAAGGATCGAGACAAAGCCGCTCATGACAAACAGGGAACTCCTTTCATCGGTGGAGGTTTAGCTTCGGCACAATCCAGCGGCCGCACTGGTCAATCACAATCACAGCTTCATGGAACGTTTAGATATGGTATCACTTATAATGGCGCTGCACAGGCAGGAGCTAGTCTAGACAAGGCAGCGGTATTCCCAAACCGTCTTTCGTTTGATAAAATAGATGTCTTTAATGACGACGACAAACTTATAAATACGACAGATATCACAGAAGAACCTGAGCCTACAGAAGATAGAAGTCTTTATGAACCGCCTAAAGAATCTGCAGATACGTCCGTGCCATTCGAAACTAAGGTTACGGATCAATTTACCACCGTTAAAAACATTATCGATGAAAGTGGAACGGACCCGGAAACTGATTATTCGAGTCACAGCCATTCGGATCATCACAAGTCAGATGAAATAGACAATACACCAGGACCACCCGTTTTAAGTAATAAATCattccaaaataataattacggaTCGAATCATGATTACGATTTCACTACGGATAAAGATGAAACGGAGAATCAACCAGAGGATTACGACACCGACGCAGGTTTCGGTCCAGATAGTAACGACGGTCTCGTGGAGCAAGGGGAATACTCCAACTACGACGATTACACCAAAGATCCTCAAACTCACCAGCCCCTTCAGAGCACAAATCATAAAGGTTTAGAAATTAAGCAGTCGACTGGTGGCAATACGCAGCATATTTTGCTCGGTTCACTGAAAAACCAGGACGCTGAAATAACTCAAAGAAATTCTGAGCGGCCAGACGAAGGTAGGGTCTATCAACCAGGCGAGAGAGTGCCGGGAATCGGAGGCTACATCATACCTCAAGGGTTCACAGGGAGCGTCAAATCAGTCGCTTCCAAAGATAAAACATACGTAGTAGGTTCCAGGCATTCTCCTTCGCAGGCGCAAACTGTCACTCTGACGCCAGGTACAGGGAGACTTAGTTACAACCATCCTCACACTTACAGCGCCAACAGATATGTTAAGCCAAAGGATTTGAGAAACTTGAACAGTGGAAGCGACAACGACAACAGATACGTTTCAGTGTCCAAGTCGGTCACCAGAGATTTGGACAGCGAGAATAACATTAAGAAGCAGTACTCACACACTTACTACACAAAATCATCCTCATGTGGGTACTTCACGTTTACTTGTACGATGGTGAGCAGTGCGGAGGGCCGCAAGAAGGTTTGCAAACCAAAAATACCGAGAAACCCCGATGGCACGCCTATAAGATGTTAA